In the Nicotiana tabacum cultivar K326 chromosome 16, ASM71507v2, whole genome shotgun sequence genome, one interval contains:
- the LOC107762301 gene encoding phosphoenolpyruvate carboxylase kinase 2, whose product MSQALKSDFQICEEIGRGRFGIVYRCFSPVTGHSYACKSIEKSLLLDSTDRECLDKEPKILQLLSGSPNILHLYKIYEDEHFLHMVTDLCPNNDLYDRVSTGPLSERAAANILVQLISAINHCHKMGVAHRDIKPDNILFDSQDRLKLADFGSAEWFVGCEEGLMSGVVGTPYYVAPEVLMGKEYNEKVDVWSAGVILYIMLSGVPPFYGETPTETFQAVLRANLRFPTRNFRSVSPEAKDLLRKMICKDVSRRFSAEQVLRHPWVINGGSMAD is encoded by the exons ATGAGCCAAGCCTTGAAAAGCGACTTCCAAATCTGCGAAGAAATCGGCCGTGGTAGATTCGGTATCGTCTACCGCTGCTTCTCTCCGGTCACCGGTCATTCCTACGCCTGTAAATCTATTGAAAAATCCCTCCTCCTCGATTCCACCGACCGTGAGTGCCTCGACAAGGAACCCAAGATTCTCCAGCTCCTTTCCGGTAGCCCAAACATTCTCCACCTCTACAAAATCTACGAAGATGAACACTTCCTTCACATGGTAACCGACCTCTGCCCAAACAACGATCTTTACGACCGGGTTTCCACTGGACCGTTATCCGAGCGCGCCGCCGCTAACATTCTGGTCCAATTAATTTCCGCCATTAATCACTGTCACAAAATGGGGGTGGCCCACCGTGATATTAAGCCGGATAATATCCTTTTTGATTCGCAGGACAGGTTGAAATTAGCTGATTTTGGATCTGCGGAGTGGTTTGTTGGGTGTGAGGAGGGGTTGATGAGTGGGGTGGTGGGTACGCCGTATTACGTGGCGCCGGAGGTTTTAATGGGTAAAGAATACAATGAGAAAGTGGATGTGTGGAGCGCCGgtgttattttgtatattatgctTTCTGGGGTTCCTCCTTTTTACGGTGAAACTCCAACCGAGACATTTCAGGCTGTTTTAAGGGCAAATTTGAGATTTCCAACTAGGAATTTTAGGTCGGTTTCGCCTGAAGCTAAGGATTTGCTGAGGAAGATGATCTGTaaggatgtttctagaaggttttcaGCTGAACAAGTCCTGA GACACCCATGGGTGATTAATGGAGGATCAATGGCTGATTAG